In a genomic window of Plectropomus leopardus isolate mb chromosome 6, YSFRI_Pleo_2.0, whole genome shotgun sequence:
- the slc7a4 gene encoding cationic amino acid transporter 4, whose protein sequence is MATCPRGCTPAVRLCQKLNRLKTLEDDMMATSLKRCLSTLDLTLLGVGGMVGSGLYVLTGTVAKDLVGPAVIISFLFAGIASLLAAFCYAEFGARIPKTGSAYMFTYVSVGEVWAFLIGWNVILENMIGGAAVARAWSGYLDSIFNHAIQNFTETHIMQWNVPFLAHYPDLLAAGILIVASFFISFGVQVSSYLNHIFSTISMGVIIFILVFGFILAEPANWSQKEGGFAPFGLSGILAGSATCFYAFVGFDVIASSSEEAKNPQKAVPIATAISLGLAATAYILVSTVLTLMVPWHSLDPNSALADAFFRRGYSWAGIVVAVGSICAMNTVLLCNLFSLPRIVYAMAEDGLFFSIFARVNPVTKVPVNAILVFGILMATMALIFDLEALVQFLSIGTLLAYTFVAASIIVLRFQPEKNNSKGSTSTTPNPNAEPSPAPSESQTITEDSGELKQYESFSDKLQLVERQATRERRGVGQLKAYCEPYLGRLLGDCEPGEVVAFCVLILIVSSVSLCAVLEFGTKQLQLPLWSFTMLLVIFSLAYVLSLAIIWIHEPQTESKTFQVPLVPLTPAASILINVFLMMKLSPLTWIRFTVWIAVGLLVYFGYGIWHSKEGMRELQPTDMAARYVVLPSGSLVETVQSVQPDGQVDSSTHHVTPSTASTAEESTGKR, encoded by the exons ATGGCAACTTGTCCGAGAGGCTGCACCCCAGCGGTGCGCCTTTGTCAGAAACTGAACCGACTCAAGACACTAGAAGATGACATGATGGCCACGTCGCTGAAACGTTGCCTCTCCACCCTGGACCTGACTCTGTTGGGAGTTGGTGGCATGGTGGGCTCTGGCCTTTATGTCCTGACAGGAACAGTGGCTAAAGACTTGGTTGGGCCTGCTGTCATCATATCCTTCCTTTTTGCAGGTATTGCTTCTCTACTGGCCGCCTTTTGTTATGCAGAGTTTGGAGCACGCATTCCCAAAACAGGATCTGCATACATGTTTACCTATGTCTCTGTGGGAGAGGTCTGGGCCTTTCTCATTGGTTGGAATGTGATTCTGGAGAACATGATTGGTGGCGCTGCAGTGGCACGTGCTTGGAGCGGTTATCTGGACTCCATTTTCAACCATGCCATCCAGAACTTCACGGAGACACACATTATGCAGTGGAACGTGCCCTTCCTTGCCCATTACCCTGACCTCCTTGCAGCAGGGATTCTAATAGTTGCCTCGTTCTTCATTTCCTTTGGAGTTCAAGTGTCTTCTTACCTCAACCATATCTTTTCCACTATCAGCATGGGTgtcatcatcttcatcctgGTATTTGGCTTTATACTGGCTGAGCCAGCCAACTGGAGCCAGAAAGAGGGAGGTTTTGCGCCTTTCGGGCTATCTGGAATATTGGCAGGGTCAGCCACATGCTTCTACGCATTTGTGGGCTTTGATGTGATTGCATCCTCAAGTGAGGAGGCGAAGAACCCACAGAAAGCTGTTCCCATTGCCACTGCGATCTCCCTTGGACTTGCAGCCACAGCTTACATCCTGGTCTCCACAGTGCTCACGCTAATGGTACCCTGGCATTCACTGGACCCCAACTCAGCTCTGGCAGATGCTTTTTTCCGCCGGGGTTACAGTTGGGCCGGAATAGTTGTCGCAGTGGGATCCATTTGCG CCATGAACACTGTGCTGCTCTGTAATCTCTTCTCCCTCCCTCGGATCGTCTATGCCATGGCGGAGGATGGGTTGTTCTTCTCCATTTTCGCACGGGTCAACCCCGTCACCAAAGTCCCCGTCAATGCTATATTGGTGTTTGGGATCCTAATGGCCACCATGGCTCTCATCTTTGACCTTGAGGCCCTGGTTCAGTTCTTGTCCATTGGCACACTCCTGGCATACACCTTTGTGGCAGCAAGTATTATTGTGCTGCGCTTCcagcctgaaaaaaacaactccaagGGAAGCACTTCCACAACCCCCAATCCAAACGCTGAGCCTTCCCCTGCTCCCTCAGAGTCTCAGACCATAACAGAGGACAGTGGGGAGCTGAAGCAGTATGAATCCTTCTCTGACAAACTCCAGTTGGTGGAGAGGCAGGCAACAAGAGAGCGGCGTGGGGTTGGGCAGCTGAAGGCCTACTGCGAACCGTACCTGGGCAGGCTGCTGGGGGACTGTGAGCCAGGCGAGGTGGTGGCCTTCTGCGTGCTGATTCTGATAGTGAGCTCAGTCTCCTTGTGTGCCGTGCTCGAATTTGGAaccaaacagctgcagctgccaCTCTGGAGCTTCACAATGCTGCTGGTGATTTTTAGCTTGGCGTATGTCCTCAGCCTGGCAATCATATGGATTCACGAGCCACAAACTGAGAGCAAAACATTCCAG GTACCTTTGGTTCCATTGACTCCAGCTGCCAGTATCCTCATTAATGTATTCCTCATGATGAAGCTCAGCCCTCTAACCTGGATTCGATTCACCGTATGGATTGCAGTAG GTCTCCTTGTGTATTTTGGCTATGGAATCTGGCACAGCAAGGAGGGCATGCGGGAGCTGCAGCCCACAGACATGGCTGCCCGGTATGTGGTGTTACCCAGCGGCAGCCTGGTAGAAACAGTGCAGTCTGTCCAGCCTGATGGACAGGTGGACAGCTCGACGCACCACGTCACGCCCTCCACTGCCTCGACAGCTGAAGAGAGCACAGGAAAGAGATGA